The following are encoded in a window of uncultured Sphaerochaeta sp. genomic DNA:
- a CDS encoding carbohydrate ABC transporter permease — translation MPSNNLITPIARMGKIIKTTILSLLTALFLILAIFPILWLISTSLRTGLDVYSPSLLPAKISFESYEFVIHHSPFFQWFINSVLISISAMFLSVIVASLAAYSMSRFVTKWKQTLSKSILFAYMFPPILLVLPLFMLFVELGLLDRKLGLIFAYSMSNLPFAMWLLAAYFETIPKEIDEAAKIDGAGNNYIFWRMIIPMAAPGLATSAIFVFINAWNEFVLALTLINSDANKTLPIGLYAQMGGKAGELVLWNNRMATSALVILPMLLVFLSLNKYITKGLTAGALKG, via the coding sequence ATGCCTTCTAACAACCTCATAACTCCAATAGCAAGAATGGGAAAAATTATTAAAACAACAATTCTCTCTTTACTCACAGCTCTTTTTCTAATTCTTGCGATTTTCCCAATATTGTGGTTGATCTCTACCTCACTACGTACTGGGTTAGATGTATACAGCCCCTCTCTTCTTCCAGCTAAAATTTCTTTTGAGAGTTATGAATTTGTTATTCACCACTCTCCATTCTTTCAATGGTTCATTAACAGTGTACTCATATCAATTTCTGCTATGTTTTTATCAGTTATCGTTGCTTCATTGGCTGCATATAGTATGTCCCGTTTTGTAACAAAATGGAAACAAACTCTTTCAAAATCAATACTATTTGCATATATGTTTCCCCCAATTCTGCTGGTCCTGCCACTTTTTATGCTATTCGTAGAACTTGGTCTTCTTGATCGCAAACTAGGGCTCATTTTTGCATATAGCATGTCTAACTTACCATTTGCCATGTGGTTACTCGCAGCATACTTTGAAACGATACCTAAGGAAATAGATGAAGCAGCGAAAATTGATGGAGCGGGAAACAATTACATTTTCTGGAGAATGATAATCCCAATGGCTGCCCCGGGATTAGCAACATCAGCAATCTTTGTATTCATCAACGCGTGGAATGAGTTTGTCCTAGCATTAACTCTGATTAACAGTGATGCAAACAAGACCCTGCCGATAGGTCTTTATGCTCAGATGGGAGGTAAAGCTGGAGAACTAGTGCTTTGGAATAACAGAATGGCAACGTCTGCATTGGTTATATTACCGATGTTGCTTGTATTTCTATCGCTTAATAAGTATATAACAAAAGGTTTAACTGCTGGTGCTCTCAAGGGCTAA